A segment of the Candidatus Nitrososphaera gargensis Ga9.2 genome:
GCTGGTGACCGTCAAGGAAGACTTTCGCTTCGTCGACACTTGATTACAAATTTGCTAGTAGAATCCGAACAAGAGTTTATAGGTGCCAAGCTCGCTATTGAACAGCACCTCAATGCAAGCGTCGGTTGTATGCTCTGCATGCAAGAACGAGGTCGTGGTAACAGATCATGAATGTGGCGAAGTCATTTGCAGCCGCTGCGGAATAGTGATTGACAGGGTCGAAAGCCCGGCCGTACAGGATTGGCGCGCTTTTAGCGTCGATGAGTTTTACCGCAAGAGCCGGACGGGCGCTCCCACTTCGCTTGCCCGCTACAACAAAGGATTGCTCACATCCATAGGCAACAGCAAGGCAAACGGGCTGAATTTCAACAGGATAAGAGTGTGGGATTTCAGGATACAGGCAGCCAACGACAGAAGCCTTAAACAGGCACTGCCCGAGCTTGAGCACCTGAAGGAGAGCCTCGGGCTCCCAGATGCAATAGTGGAAAAGTCGGCGTATTTTTACCGTAAGGCAAGCAGACTGGGTCTGATAAAAGGAAGAACTGTGTCATCGGTCCTTGCCGCTTCAGTCTATCTTGCTTGCCGTGAGCTGGAGAACCCAAGGACGCTGAGCGAAATTGCCACTGCTAGCAATGTTGCACGCAAAAAAATCTCGCGCGATTACAGGATGTTGGTGCGCATGTTTGACCCAAAAATCCCGACAGTGGATCACGCAAGGTGCATCACTAGGATTGCAAACAAGGTTGGCGTCAGCGAAAAAACAAAGAGGATTGCCGTAAAGATAATGCGCGAAATCGTCGCCATGCAGATATCTGCAGGCAAGGGGCCAATGGGCATCGCTGCAACTGTCCTCTACATCGCCTGCATGCATGCAGGCGAGGTCAAGACACAAAAAGAGCTCTCAATTGCCGCCGGCGTCACAGAAGTGACAATCAGGAACCGCTACAGCGAGTTAAAAAAGTACCTTCAGGATTTCGCAAAGTCCTCTACACTGGCAATAGCAATACTCATGTTTGTCTTCCAGTCGCCTGTCATCATGCACTCTGCTACGAGATATGCCACGACTGTATTGCTGCACTAATCAGAAAATAGTTCCAAAAGCGATAATAACTATGCATCGCTAGCAGACACAATGATGCCTCCAACAGCAATGATCGACCTAGGCATTGCAAGTCTGATCGTGGCGTTTTCGTCAAGCATAACGTATGGGATCATACAGTGGCTCAGGCGCGCAAAAAAGACCTAGTGCGCATTTGCAAAAAATTTTACGGATTGCCCTTTTACTCATCCTGTTGTGGGACAAAGGGACGATGATGATCGTTCAGACCGATCAGCAGCCTTGACAAGTGCTGGTAGTGCGAAAGAAATACCTTCCCCTTCTCTGTAGTCCTGAACTTCATGTCCTCTGACTCCTCAAGCAGCCCAAGCTCGACCAGGTGCCAGACATAGACTTTGAGCATCTGGTGGCTCAGGTTAGCCTTGTACATTATCCTGGTCCTCTTGTTCCAAGTAGTACAAAGTAAAAGTATGTCAGCAATGATGTCAATAGTACCCCTTGCTCCGCGCCTGAATACCCCTGTGTAGTTTCCCTCATCGTCAGTAACACCAGACAACAGCCACATCCTTCCTCTGAATATGCCAGAGTAGATCGCATCTAATTTAAGGTCGATATATTGCCCGCCCTAGAAAGGTTTACACTAGCTATAATTCTAGTTGGAGACTCTAGAGTGCAAAGAACCAGTGCATTACGGCCACCGCCGGATTTAAGATTGCTGGTCACTCTTCATGTATCGTCCAAAACAGCCGGAGGGGGGTGGCCATCAGAAATGAGCGAATACGACCGCATACTGTCAGAACTGAAGGAGAAGGTGAAGGTGCTGGCATCAGAGTACGTGCCCAAGCTCTACCGCGCTCTTCTTGACGAGTGGTATACACCCAAGGCGGCAAAGGAGAAGATAATGAGAGATTGCGCCGGGTTGTGGACTGAACAGACAATCTGGGCGAACCTGCCAGAAGAAAGCAAGGATTCCAAAAAGAGGGAAGCGGGAAAGAAAGGCGCTGAAACCCGTGCTAAAATGACTTTAGCAGAACTCCCGCCGCCTCCACCACTAGAAGGAAGCGAAGAGCAAGAGGAAGAGCGACCGTATATCCCACCAGCAGGTATCCCAGTGGAAGCGACGGCAGCAGCCAGCGGAAAAGAAGGTTACTCGACGCAGACTACATACGAGCCGCCAAAGCGGCCGCTTTCACTCTTCTTCGTAGACATACAGCGCGTCGCCGTCTGCGTCACTAAAGGAGAGGCCACTGCCGCGTTTCAGGGCCTCACGGATAGCTTCTGCCTGCTGGCCCTGTAGTGTTGTGAGGTATTTCCTCTCGTCTCTGTTTGTAGCCATCTCTTATTCTGCCACCTCAACGTTTTCGAGCTTGTCCATGGGGCTGCCGTTCCCCTCTACATATATGGCCACTACGGGCTGGCCGTCGTCCCTGCTTTCATCCTTGAACTCAAAATATGCTTCGCTGCCAAGCAGTTCCTTCATTATTGCTTCGGCTGGGCGGCCACTGATCTTTGTCAGTAATCGCATTTTGTTGTTCATGGCCGTGCTCTCACTGGGCTCTGCATTAATCTTCGGCTGCTCAGAACTGGAATCACTCTCCGGTCGTTCCTGCTTCATCAGCATGACCATCTTCCTGCCTTCTATGAACTTGACCACTGCGCGGAACGTGTCGCCTTCCTTGATCTGCTCGGCCCTGTCGCCGAAAACCTTGATTGGTTCGCTCATTATTCACTCCTGCCTCCCTTCAGCTCGACCGGTGCCAATGGGATCTTCCTGTTCTCGGCCTCTTCCTTTGCTCCCTGATATAGAGCAAAAGCTTCCTTCAGGGCAGTGATCTTGTCGTTCGCGTATACGTGCACGTCGATTCTCAGGCCCTTGGCCGTGTCGGACAGCTTGACGCTGTGGGTGAACTGGCTTGGCAGCTCGACTTCTTCGCTCATTTCGATCACCTATTAATGGCTCCAGTCCTTGACACAGTGGCCACATGTGCCGTTGACAAAATCCCAGTAGATAGTGAAATCGTCTTCCACTGTGGTACCTGTGACATGCTCGGCCACTTGGACGTCCGCCTGGCACTCCCTGCAAAAAAAGACGCTCTGGCCATGGATAGATCGAACCTTTCGGACATTCCACTTTGTACTGCTGTTCGGGTTTGCTTCTTCATTCATGCTTAATTGCATGTCTATACCAAGCACTAGGCTAGTAATAAGTGTTGTGGTATAGTGTAGGGTATGATACATGGTATAGTTTAATAGGAAGGCAGAATAACTAGACATAGCATCATGCCTAGCGTGGGAGAAGTCACAACACTGGCCAAGAACTCGCCCAAATTCGCATCGCTTAGGACCACGGTCCCCATGTCTGTTGTCAAGCAGTGGAAATTGAAGGAAGGCGACAAGCTGGAGTGGGAATGGAAGGTAGTCGACGGCGAAATGGCCCTAGTGATCAAGAAATCCAAGGAATAATGCCTTAGGACACCTTAGGCGAATGCTGAAAAGCAAGTGGCCACTTTTTGAATTCAAATATTGCCACTCCTTCCTGACGAGCTAGCTGCCTTGGAAGAAATGGTCGACAGTAGAATCAAGACAATACCTGACACAGTCAGATTTTATCGATTGCTAAAACGTGATCCTTCTCTGATGCTCAAAGAAGAAGGTGATTTTGTTTTTGGTTATACTTGGGGATTAATGATTGCAGGGGTTGCTTCAGTCTTCAGGGATGTTCAAAGACAGATCAATGAAAAAGAAATGGACGAAGCGGTGCAGGTCCTGAATAGTCGAATGCACCAAATCAGACAAGCGATTCTTAATGCTAGCAAACTTTGAGCCTTTGCCAGTATGTTGAAGGTGGCCACCGCTAGGCTATTCTTTCTGAGGGGCCGTTTTTCTCACAGTAATCTATGACCTCCACAAATATTTCAACACATTCCTGTGTTCCGATGGCTTTAATCTGATCCATGGTCAGGCCCAGGCAGTCCTGCAGGAATTCTACCATGATCCATTCTAGATGCTTGTTCTCACTATCAAATTCAGAGCGCTTGGCAGCGCGCTCTTCAGGGCTTTTGGCGTGTTGGTAATCATAGAGCAGTGTAGAAAGCCGCTTGCGCTTCCAGTTGATAGTCTGGGCTATTTCCCTGCTTGGTACCGTATACATCAGGTATTTGTGGCCAGTTGGTTTGTGGACCACCTGCCATGCCTGAGATGGATCACTGTCAGCAGGAGTAGCCACAGCTGCCTACACGCCCCTATCTCTCAGGTCATAGTAGAGGCCCCTACCGATCATTCTCTTAAGATCACGTTCTGACCAGACAGAGCCTTCTATGTGATAATTGTGGTGGTGGTTATGGATCACGGTTGTGCCACCTCCAAGGCCACCGCGGACATCTGAAGCTGGCGTGATCCTCACCATTTCGCCTCTATGCGCCTGGAATATAGTATCCTGAGCCAGGATACCATTAAAGCCTGTAGCAGCTGAAATCACTGGGATCTGTGGTACAGGAATTGAAATCCTGCTAACTGTGGCCATTGTGCCCTGTCCGAGGGCCCTGGCAGCTGCATTATAGATCGAGATCAGCGCGTTGATTCCATCGATTACCGAGTTGATGAAGCCTTGGATGCCACTTGCTATTCCGGCCAAAGCTGCATTTGCCACGCCTATCATTCCATTCCAGAAGCCCACGAATGCCGACTTCAGCGAATCCCAGATCGTGGTGGCCACCGCCAGGATTCCCTGCCATATCGAAGTGAAGGCGACAGAGAAAACACCGGACAGCCAGGATAATGCCGAAGTCCCCCATGCCGGCAGGTCTTCTGTAAAGAATTTCATAAGGGCTCCACCTGCAGGAGCCAGTGCTTCTGCCACACCAGCCATTGTGTCGGCCAACTCTTTGCGGAATAGGATTATGGCCACTGTTGCAGTAGCGATGGCTGTTCCTATCAATGCAATTTTGGCTATCGCGGGGAATTCCAGAGCGATGCCGACACCAATGGCCCCGATCCCGCCTATGGCCTTGAGCTTGTCAGCCACAGTATCTGACTGGCCTATCAGAGCATTGAATCCGCCAGTGGCCAGCGCAGTGGCGCCCAAGCCTATGGCAGCCATGCCACCCAAGGCCCTGGCAACATTGCCGCCACCACCCAGCTTGCCGAATGTCTCGCCTATAGATTTTGATAGGTTGCCAAGCTCAGTCTTGATCCTTGGAATACTCTGCACTGCTGAGGATACCATAATACCCATTGAAGTGGCGAATGTGAAGGCGTTCTGGATGGACTGCTGCGCCATCTTGTCCTGTTCTTCCCTGACTTTGGCGGTGGCCGCATTCAACTGATCTAATGCCATCGACGCTTCTTCGCTTTCTGGGCCAAATTCAGCCACTGCTTTGTTATAGGCGCGCTGGGCAGCAGCTGCTTCAGCTTGCAATGCGGCCAGATTGGAAGATGTGCCCTGCGTGGCTATCATTGCCAAGTTCATAGCGTTAGAAGCGGCTTGGCCAGCCCTGAGAATACTTGAAAAGCCAGACATCGCCCGCGATAGGGCGCCCAAGCCCGGATGTGCGGCCATGAAAGCCCTAGTCTGCAACTGGGAAGCATCACTAAACGTCTTTAATTCACTGCCGGCAGATCTAAGACCCTTTGCATATTGTTCTGTGGAAATTTCGCCACGGTTGAATTGATCGTGGAGGTCAGAAATCTTGGCCTTGACTTCTTCTGCACCTTCGACACTGAGACGCCATGCTAACTCAATCTCTTCATCGGCCATTTACTTTAGGTCCTCCAAAGAAGTGGTCATCGTTTCCGGATAGTGGCGCCTAGCGCATGAATCGCAGTGCTTCTCTACAACGATCCATGTAAACCAGCCATCATTATTGACGGTCCAGATATGGCGCCATTCTTCAGCAAGGTGGCTTCTGTAGTGCAGGAGGATCTCCAATGTGGCCACTGCACCGCACCAGACACACGGGCCAACTTGCCCATGCCGGAGGTTCGTTGTCATAGCCGGCCTCGCTGTAATCTTGTAGGCTCTGGCCACTTCTGCCCTGGCTTCCTCCTTTATCCGGTTATATCGAAGTGTGAACAGGTCTCCCGGCTCGCTAACGACGTCGCTTTCTGACACTTCTGTTCTAGTGATAATAACAGGAGCAGCAGTAGCATCTATAGTGCTGGTGGTGACGACCATTAACAGACTTCATGGCGCGCCGTTTTGTTAAAAATCTGATGGCAGATGTACCGTACGATACAGGCGCCCCCCGCTCAAAAATGGGGTTCGTTGCCGACTGTCACCGCACGGACGGGCATTCGGCAGGAACCAGACGACCCATTGAGCCTTGGGATGGCTCAAGATTCCATTAGACCATTACAGGCAGATAAAGGCGATGGCAGATGTACCGAAAAAATATTCTGATTATTGACCTGGGCCCTTGCTACTACTCTTTCTTTGGCGGCAGCAGCTTGGTGGCCAATTTTCTGTTTCTGATTTTGATGCCATTCCACAGTTCGCCGGTGGCCAGTTCCTGGCGCAACTGTGCGACTGTCAGAAGGAACGCCTGGTCTGGCATGATTTGAGAGCGCCATGGCAGTAGAAGGCTATCATTATCATTATTATTATCATTATCATCATTATCATTATTGTTCAAGCCGGTGGCAGAGACCTCCTCCTTTCTTTCTTTTCTCTCTCCTGGGCAGCTTTATGCGGTGGCCAGTTATCAGGGCATGCTCAAGGGCCCACTGATATCGCCCTCTCCCAGACCAGGTGATGCCGCACTTGATGCAGCTATACGAGTGCATTTCCGCCCTCTTTTGCCGCTTGCGATCCTTCCATGAAGAAGTTGTTGCTGGGGCTTTTTCCTCTGGGATTGTAGCTGCTGGCGGCTCGCTCATGTCGTCGCCTGTTGCTCCACTGGGCGCCAGTTGTTTCTGGCCCGAATTCTTAGTTCATTGATTATTACGATTATTACGGCCGCCGCCACCACTGCATTAAGATCCGCGGTTGGTAATAATCT
Coding sequences within it:
- a CDS encoding transcription initiation factor IIB, yielding MNSTSMQASVVCSACKNEVVVTDHECGEVICSRCGIVIDRVESPAVQDWRAFSVDEFYRKSRTGAPTSLARYNKGLLTSIGNSKANGLNFNRIRVWDFRIQAANDRSLKQALPELEHLKESLGLPDAIVEKSAYFYRKASRLGLIKGRTVSSVLAASVYLACRELENPRTLSEIATASNVARKKISRDYRMLVRMFDPKIPTVDHARCITRIANKVGVSEKTKRIAVKIMREIVAMQISAGKGPMGIAATVLYIACMHAGEVKTQKELSIAAGVTEVTIRNRYSELKKYLQDFAKSSTLAIAILMFVFQSPVIMHSATRYATTVLLH
- a CDS encoding AbrB/MazE/SpoVT family DNA-binding domain-containing protein translates to MPSVGEVTTLAKNSPKFASLRTTVPMSVVKQWKLKEGDKLEWEWKVVDGEMALVIKKSKE
- a CDS encoding winged helix-turn-helix domain-containing protein, producing the protein MSGVTDDEGNYTGVFRRGARGTIDIIADILLLCTTWNKRTRIMYKANLSHQMLKVYVWHLVELGLLEESEDMKFRTTEKGKVFLSHYQHLSRLLIGLNDHHRPFVPQQDE